Proteins from a single region of Bos indicus x Bos taurus breed Angus x Brahman F1 hybrid chromosome 29, Bos_hybrid_MaternalHap_v2.0, whole genome shotgun sequence:
- the TMEM179B gene encoding transmembrane protein 179B — protein sequence MALPWLQRVELAFFATAFLCGAVAAAALTRTQGSFRGSCPLYGVAALNGSSLVLSRPTAPSLCSFVAGASGLLALYCLLLLFFWVYTSCIEGSHRGPIGLRFALATSAIAIFLVLVCACILRFGTSSLCKSIISLNMTSCSDAQKTSWIPPGTAVQFYSNLHNAETSSWVNLVLWCLVLVLQVVQWKSEATPSRPLQRGDPEWSSETDGLVGPRLSHS from the exons ATGGCGCTGCCCTGGTTGCAGCGCGTCGAACTCGCGTTCTTCGCTACCGCCTTCTTATGCGGAGCCGTGGCGGCCGCGGCGCTGACCCGGACCCAG GGCTCTTTCAGGGGCAGCTGTCCTCTGTATGGCGTGGCCGCCCTGAACGGCTCCTCTCTGGTCTTGTCCCGACCCACGGCCCCATCCCTCTGCTCCTTTGTGGCGGGGGCCTCGGGCCTCCTGGCCCTCTACTGTCTGCTGCTTCTGTTCTTCTGGGTCTACACCAGCTGCATCGAGGGCTCCCACAG AGGCCCTATCGGGCTCCGCTTTGCACTGGCCACCTCAGCCATAGCCATCTTCCTGGTCTTAGTGTGTGCCTGTATCCTTCGATTTGGCACGAGTTCCCTGTGCAAATCCATCATCTCCCTGAACATGACTAG CTGCTCTGATGCCCAGAAAACTTCATGGATACCCCCTGGAACCGCTGTGCAGTTTTACTCCAACCTACATAATGCTGAA ACTTCTTCTTGGGTGAATCTGGTATTGTGGTGTTTGGTCTTGGTGCTCCAGGTTGTGCAGTGGAAGTCTGAAGCCACCCCATCCCGGCCTCTGCAGAGGGGGGACCCTGAGTGGAGCTCTGAGACAGATGGTCTTGTTGGGCCACGCCTTTCCCATTCCTGA
- the TAF6L gene encoding TAF6-like RNA polymerase II p300/CBP-associated factor-associated factor 65 kDa subunit 6L isoform X2 has translation MSEREERRFVEIPRESVRLMAESTGLELSDEVAALLAEDVCYRLREATQNSSQFMKHTKRRKLTVEDFNRALRWSSVEAVCGYGSQEVLPLRPAREGELYFPEDREVNLVELALATNIPKGCAETALRVHVSYLDGKGNLAPQGSVPSAVSSLTDDLLKYYQQVTRAVLGDDPQLMKIALHDLQTNSKIAALLPYFVYVVSGVKSVSHDLEQLHRLLQVARSLVRNPHLCLVPYVRSLVGSVLYCVLEPLAASINPLNDHWTLRDGAALLLSHIFWTYGDLVNGLYQQILLSLQKVLADPVRPLCSHYGAVVGLHALGWKAVERVLYPHLSTYWTNLQAVLDDYSVSNAQVKADGHKVYGAILVAVERLLKMKAQAAEPNKGGPGSRGCQRSDDLPWDSLLLQESPSGGSAEPGFGSGLPMALGGVGPEDPSPSVTLADIYRELYAFFGDSLATRFGTGQPAPTAPRPPGDKKEPATAPDSVRKMPQLTANAMVSPQGDESPRGGGPPSASAPAASESRPLPRVHRARGAPRQQGPGTGTRDVFQKSRFALRGAPYFRFIIAGRQAGRRCRGRLFQTAFPAPYGPSPASRYVQKLPMIGRTSRPARRWALSDYSLYLPL, from the exons ATGTCGGAGCGAGAAGAGCGGCGCTTCGTGGAGATCCCTCGGGAGTCCGTCCGGCTCATGGCAGAGAGCACAGGCCTGGAGCTGAGCGATGAGGTGGCGGCCCTGCTCGCAGAGGACGTGTGCTACCGACTCAGAGAGGCCACCCAG AATAGCTCTCAATTCATGAAACACACCAAACGGCGGAAGCTGACCGTCGAGGATTTCAACAGGGCGCTCCGATGGAGCAGTGTGGAG GCCGTGTGCGGTTATGGATCTCAGGAGGTGCTGCCCCTGCGCCCAGCCAGGGAGGGTGAGCTCTACTTCCCCGAGGACCGAGAGGTGAACCTGGTGGAGCTGGCCCTGGCCACCAACATCCCCAAAGGCTGTGCTGAGACAGCCCTGAGAG TTCACGTCTCCTACCTAGACGGCAAAGGGAACTTGGCCCCTCAAGGATCAG TGCCTAGTGCTGTGTCTTCACTGACTGATGACCTTCTCAAGTACTACCAGCAAGTGACTCGGGCTGTGCTGGGGGATGATCCACAGCTGATGAAA ATTGCTCTCCACGACCTGCAGACCAACTCCAAGATCGCAGCGCTCCTGCCATACTTTGTGTACGTGGTCAGCGGG GTGAAATCTGTAAGCCACGACCTGGAGCAGCTGCACCGGCTCTTGCAAGTGGCGCGGAGCCTGGTTCGGAACCCACACCTCTGCCTGGTACCCTATGTCCGCTCCCTGGTGGGCAGCGTCCTCTACTGTGTCCTGGAGCCACTGGCTGCCTCCATCAACCCGCTGAATGACCACTGGACGCTGCGGGATGGCGCTGCCCTCCTACTGAGCCACATCTTCTG GACTTATGGGGACCTTGTAAATGGCCTCTATCAGCAGATCCTGCTCTCCCTGCAGAAAGTCTTGGCGGATCCTGTGAGGCCTCTCTGCTCTCACTACGGGGCTGTGGTGGGCCTGCATGCTCTTGGCTGGAAG GCAGTAGAGAGAGTCTTGTACCCACATCTGTCCACTTACTGGACAAATCTGCAGGCTGTGCTTGACGATTATTCAGTATCGAATGCCCAGGTTAAAGCAGATGGGCACAAAGTCTATGGAGCCATTCTG GTGGCCGTAGAGCGACTCCTGAAGATGAAGGCCCAGGCAGCAGAGCCTAACAAGGGTGGGCCAGGCAGCAGGGGGTGCCAGCGCTCTGACGACCTGCCCTGGGACAGCCTTCTCCTGCAGGAGTCTCCCTCCGGGGGCAGCGCAGAGCCAGGTTTTGGGTCTGGTCTCCCAATGGCTCTTGGAGGCGTGGGGCCAGAGGATCCTTCCCCTTCGGTGACCCTGGCGGACATCTACCGGGAGCTCTACGCCTTCTTCGGTGACAGCTTGGCCACTCGCTTTGGCACGGGTCAACCAGCGCCCACGGCCCCGCGGCCGCCCGGGGACAAGAAGGAACCGGCGACCGCCCCGGACTCGGTGCGGAAGATGCCGCAGCTGACAGCCAACGCCATGGTCAGCCCGCAGGGCGACGAGAGCCCCCGGGGCGGCGGCCCCCCGTCAGCCTCTGCGCCCGCCGCCTCTGAGAGCAGGCCGCTGCCCCGCGTGCACCGGGCGCGGGGAGCACCTCGGCAGCAGGGCCCAGGCACCGGCACCCGCGACGTCTTCCAGAAGAGCCGTTTCGCCCTGCGCGGTGCCCCTTACTTCCGTTTCATCATCGCTGGGCGACAAGCAGGGAGGCGATGCCGCGGGCGCCTCTTCCAGACAGCCTTCCCCGCGCCGTACGGGCCCAGCCCGGCCTCCCGTTACGTGCAGAAGCTGCCCATGATCGGCCGCACCAGCCGTCCGGCCCGCCGCTGGGCGCTCTCGGACTACTCGCTGTACCTGCCGCTTTGA
- the TAF6L gene encoding TAF6-like RNA polymerase II p300/CBP-associated factor-associated factor 65 kDa subunit 6L isoform X1, which translates to MQSSIGAMSEREERRFVEIPRESVRLMAESTGLELSDEVAALLAEDVCYRLREATQNSSQFMKHTKRRKLTVEDFNRALRWSSVEAVCGYGSQEVLPLRPAREGELYFPEDREVNLVELALATNIPKGCAETALRVHVSYLDGKGNLAPQGSVPSAVSSLTDDLLKYYQQVTRAVLGDDPQLMKIALHDLQTNSKIAALLPYFVYVVSGVKSVSHDLEQLHRLLQVARSLVRNPHLCLVPYVRSLVGSVLYCVLEPLAASINPLNDHWTLRDGAALLLSHIFWTYGDLVNGLYQQILLSLQKVLADPVRPLCSHYGAVVGLHALGWKAVERVLYPHLSTYWTNLQAVLDDYSVSNAQVKADGHKVYGAILVAVERLLKMKAQAAEPNKGGPGSRGCQRSDDLPWDSLLLQESPSGGSAEPGFGSGLPMALGGVGPEDPSPSVTLADIYRELYAFFGDSLATRFGTGQPAPTAPRPPGDKKEPATAPDSVRKMPQLTANAMVSPQGDESPRGGGPPSASAPAASESRPLPRVHRARGAPRQQGPGTGTRDVFQKSRFALRGAPYFRFIIAGRQAGRRCRGRLFQTAFPAPYGPSPASRYVQKLPMIGRTSRPARRWALSDYSLYLPL; encoded by the exons ATGCAAAG ctccatcGGGGCCATGTCGGAGCGAGAAGAGCGGCGCTTCGTGGAGATCCCTCGGGAGTCCGTCCGGCTCATGGCAGAGAGCACAGGCCTGGAGCTGAGCGATGAGGTGGCGGCCCTGCTCGCAGAGGACGTGTGCTACCGACTCAGAGAGGCCACCCAG AATAGCTCTCAATTCATGAAACACACCAAACGGCGGAAGCTGACCGTCGAGGATTTCAACAGGGCGCTCCGATGGAGCAGTGTGGAG GCCGTGTGCGGTTATGGATCTCAGGAGGTGCTGCCCCTGCGCCCAGCCAGGGAGGGTGAGCTCTACTTCCCCGAGGACCGAGAGGTGAACCTGGTGGAGCTGGCCCTGGCCACCAACATCCCCAAAGGCTGTGCTGAGACAGCCCTGAGAG TTCACGTCTCCTACCTAGACGGCAAAGGGAACTTGGCCCCTCAAGGATCAG TGCCTAGTGCTGTGTCTTCACTGACTGATGACCTTCTCAAGTACTACCAGCAAGTGACTCGGGCTGTGCTGGGGGATGATCCACAGCTGATGAAA ATTGCTCTCCACGACCTGCAGACCAACTCCAAGATCGCAGCGCTCCTGCCATACTTTGTGTACGTGGTCAGCGGG GTGAAATCTGTAAGCCACGACCTGGAGCAGCTGCACCGGCTCTTGCAAGTGGCGCGGAGCCTGGTTCGGAACCCACACCTCTGCCTGGTACCCTATGTCCGCTCCCTGGTGGGCAGCGTCCTCTACTGTGTCCTGGAGCCACTGGCTGCCTCCATCAACCCGCTGAATGACCACTGGACGCTGCGGGATGGCGCTGCCCTCCTACTGAGCCACATCTTCTG GACTTATGGGGACCTTGTAAATGGCCTCTATCAGCAGATCCTGCTCTCCCTGCAGAAAGTCTTGGCGGATCCTGTGAGGCCTCTCTGCTCTCACTACGGGGCTGTGGTGGGCCTGCATGCTCTTGGCTGGAAG GCAGTAGAGAGAGTCTTGTACCCACATCTGTCCACTTACTGGACAAATCTGCAGGCTGTGCTTGACGATTATTCAGTATCGAATGCCCAGGTTAAAGCAGATGGGCACAAAGTCTATGGAGCCATTCTG GTGGCCGTAGAGCGACTCCTGAAGATGAAGGCCCAGGCAGCAGAGCCTAACAAGGGTGGGCCAGGCAGCAGGGGGTGCCAGCGCTCTGACGACCTGCCCTGGGACAGCCTTCTCCTGCAGGAGTCTCCCTCCGGGGGCAGCGCAGAGCCAGGTTTTGGGTCTGGTCTCCCAATGGCTCTTGGAGGCGTGGGGCCAGAGGATCCTTCCCCTTCGGTGACCCTGGCGGACATCTACCGGGAGCTCTACGCCTTCTTCGGTGACAGCTTGGCCACTCGCTTTGGCACGGGTCAACCAGCGCCCACGGCCCCGCGGCCGCCCGGGGACAAGAAGGAACCGGCGACCGCCCCGGACTCGGTGCGGAAGATGCCGCAGCTGACAGCCAACGCCATGGTCAGCCCGCAGGGCGACGAGAGCCCCCGGGGCGGCGGCCCCCCGTCAGCCTCTGCGCCCGCCGCCTCTGAGAGCAGGCCGCTGCCCCGCGTGCACCGGGCGCGGGGAGCACCTCGGCAGCAGGGCCCAGGCACCGGCACCCGCGACGTCTTCCAGAAGAGCCGTTTCGCCCTGCGCGGTGCCCCTTACTTCCGTTTCATCATCGCTGGGCGACAAGCAGGGAGGCGATGCCGCGGGCGCCTCTTCCAGACAGCCTTCCCCGCGCCGTACGGGCCCAGCCCGGCCTCCCGTTACGTGCAGAAGCTGCCCATGATCGGCCGCACCAGCCGTCCGGCCCGCCGCTGGGCGCTCTCGGACTACTCGCTGTACCTGCCGCTTTGA
- the POLR2G gene encoding DNA-directed RNA polymerase II subunit RPB7 has protein sequence MFYHISLEHEILLHPRYFGPNLLNTVKQKLFTEVEGTCTGKYGFVIAVTTIDNIGAGVIQPGRGFVLYPVKYKAIVFRPFKGEVVDAVVTQVNKVGLFTEIGPMSCFISRHSIPSEMEFDPNSNPPCYKTMDEDIVIQQDDEIRLKIVGTRVDKNDIFAIGSLMDDYLGLVS, from the exons ATGTTTTACCAC ATCTCCCTGGAGCACGAGATTCTTCTGCACCCGCGATACTTCGGCCCTAACCTGCTCAACACGGTGAAACAAAAGCTCTTCACCGAGGTGGAGGGGACCTGCACCGGCAA GTATGGCTTTGTAATTGCCGTCACTACCATCGACAATATCGGTGCTGGTGTGATCCAGCCAGGCCGAGGCTTTGTCCTTTATCCGGTTAAGTACAAGGCCATTGTTTTCCGGCCCTTTAAAGGGGAGGTCGTGGATGCGGTGGTCACTCAGGTCAACAAG GTTGGACTCTTCACAGAAATCGGGCCCATGTCCTGCTTCATCTCTCGACAT TCCATCCCATCAGAGATGGAATTTGATCCTAACTCCAACCCACCGTGTTACAAAACGATGGATGAG GACATTGTGATTCAGCAGGATGATGAGATCCGCTTGAAGATTGTGGGGACCCGTGTGGACAAGAATGACATT TTTGCTATCGGCTCCCTGATGGATGATTACCTGG GGCTTGTGAGCTGA